A part of Bacteroidota bacterium genomic DNA contains:
- the ybeY gene encoding rRNA maturation RNase YbeY, producing MVLAHAERTLDPDIVIATVQHALGGEGFTAQDVSIVLADHATVLDLNRAWLDHDCTTDVLSFNLDEDALAEGFVEGEVYVDLDTAAERAPEFGTTFDAEALRYVVHGVLHLVGYDDATPDEKAAMHALEDRYLHNTPKGT from the coding sequence GTGGTCCTCGCGCACGCTGAGCGCACGCTCGACCCAGACATCGTCATTGCAACCGTCCAGCATGCTCTCGGCGGCGAGGGCTTTACCGCGCAAGACGTGAGCATCGTGCTTGCCGACCACGCGACGGTGTTGGACCTCAACCGGGCTTGGCTCGACCACGACTGCACCACCGATGTGCTCTCCTTCAACCTCGACGAAGACGCGCTCGCGGAGGGCTTCGTGGAGGGGGAGGTCTACGTCGACCTGGACACGGCCGCCGAGCGCGCCCCTGAGTTTGGCACCACGTTCGACGCCGAGGCGCTGCGCTACGTCGTCCACGGCGTGCTGCACCTCGTCGGCTATGACGACGCGACACCCGACGAGAAAGCCGCGATGCACGCATTGGAGGACCGCTACCTCCACAACACACCGAAGGGCACGTAG
- a CDS encoding DUF2723 domain-containing protein produces the protein MSGKLIDRLVAAGVFLVALVLYLLTVAPTASFWDSGEFIAIAHGLQVSHPPGAPFYMLIGRFFSMVFAPILDLFMDTRHIALAVNLVSVVASALTILLTHLVIVRLARIWKGHPDTWTPGQRLGALTGGVIGALTFAATDSFWFNAVEAEVYALSMFFTAIVVWLTLKWRDDTIAEEAELRARGEHPFGLRSDRILVLIAYLFGLAIGVHLLNVLTLFFIALIVYFVKFDRADWTPGRRTLGVVVAGVVATVLFGMIYPGVVQMLPDFAERSGFPLAFTILLILLMTAAVWITQRRQMPVANLLALSFAMILIGYSSYALIFIRSAADPPIDENDPETAEAIVSYLKREQYGNTPLLTGATFDDRTGTLGREDVLFPRRWSPDPNHQRYYAQFDSDSEYFWGYQVGEMYVRYFLWNFVGKASDEQGARWISGLVPDETTDVLYQSPSQWSSRNAYYGLPLLLGLLGLAFHFSRDWRRALSVLALFFMTGLGIILYLNQTPFQPRERDYSYVASFFAFSLWCGIGATGLIELALGRHGTAHSDEEAPDQDGAPTTDSSRLRIAGLVAGLLFLAVPAFMIAVNYDDHDRSGRYIAPEFATNMLNSTAPNALIFTNGDNDTFPLWYAQEVEGIRKDVRVVNLSLLNTPWYIKQLRDQWSHTSAPLPITLTDREVDGLGYQEIPKGIAMTLPVDDQRLSSEMLDGAGLAGDSLGPVSWVVEGRPHPFTNEAELLQVSDRMTLHIIQENARNGWERPIYFASTIARASELGLQPYFQNEGLARRLVPIASETPGGRVVPEVAMERLGNFQFTNLDDPSVYYDENIRQMADNYRAVFATVAEALANQGRADDARTLLNRVETEVAAEVIPPDFYSLYTMATAYEALGDRDRVVAIMQQGEDLALYFLRSVTNSEMQTGLQYAQFIQQTYLANEAFDEVASFSDKIADTVGDESFRLNADTLRRAFEQDRAPAASDAAPTSGEAAAALPSEAG, from the coding sequence ATGTCTGGCAAGCTCATCGACCGGCTCGTTGCTGCTGGCGTCTTCCTCGTCGCGCTCGTGCTCTACCTGCTCACCGTCGCCCCGACGGCGTCGTTCTGGGACTCAGGTGAGTTCATCGCCATCGCGCACGGGCTACAGGTGTCGCACCCGCCGGGCGCGCCGTTCTACATGCTCATCGGGCGGTTCTTCTCGATGGTGTTCGCGCCGATTCTCGATCTGTTCATGGACACGCGGCACATCGCGCTGGCGGTGAACCTGGTGAGCGTGGTGGCGAGCGCGCTCACGATCCTGCTCACGCACCTCGTGATCGTACGGCTCGCGCGCATCTGGAAGGGGCATCCGGACACGTGGACGCCGGGGCAGCGGCTCGGGGCACTTACGGGCGGCGTCATCGGCGCGCTCACGTTCGCGGCCACCGACTCGTTCTGGTTCAACGCCGTCGAGGCCGAGGTCTACGCGCTCTCGATGTTTTTCACGGCCATCGTGGTGTGGCTCACGCTGAAGTGGCGCGACGACACCATCGCCGAGGAGGCCGAACTGCGGGCCCGCGGCGAGCACCCGTTCGGGCTACGCTCGGACCGCATCCTCGTCCTCATCGCCTACCTCTTCGGCCTGGCCATCGGCGTGCACCTGCTGAACGTGCTCACGCTATTCTTCATCGCGCTGATCGTCTACTTCGTCAAGTTCGACCGCGCCGACTGGACGCCGGGCCGCCGCACGCTCGGCGTCGTGGTCGCGGGCGTGGTGGCGACGGTGCTCTTCGGGATGATCTATCCCGGCGTCGTGCAGATGCTGCCCGACTTCGCGGAGCGCTCGGGCTTCCCGCTCGCCTTCACGATCCTGCTTATCCTCCTGATGACGGCGGCCGTGTGGATCACCCAGCGGCGGCAGATGCCGGTGGCCAACCTGCTCGCGCTCTCGTTTGCGATGATCCTGATCGGCTACTCGTCCTACGCGCTCATCTTCATCCGCTCCGCCGCCGACCCGCCCATCGACGAGAACGACCCGGAGACGGCCGAGGCCATCGTGAGCTACCTCAAGCGCGAGCAGTACGGCAACACGCCGCTCTTGACCGGCGCGACGTTCGACGACCGCACGGGCACACTCGGCCGCGAGGACGTGCTCTTCCCCCGCCGCTGGTCGCCCGACCCCAACCACCAGCGCTACTACGCGCAATTCGACTCCGACTCGGAGTACTTCTGGGGCTACCAGGTCGGCGAGATGTACGTCCGCTACTTCCTCTGGAACTTCGTCGGCAAGGCGTCCGACGAGCAGGGCGCGCGTTGGATCTCAGGCTTGGTGCCCGACGAAACGACTGACGTGCTCTACCAAAGTCCGTCGCAATGGTCGAGTCGGAACGCCTACTACGGCCTGCCGCTGCTGCTCGGACTGCTGGGGCTCGCGTTCCACTTCAGTCGAGATTGGCGAAGGGCGCTGTCGGTGCTCGCGCTGTTCTTCATGACGGGCCTCGGCATCATCCTCTACCTCAACCAGACGCCGTTCCAGCCCCGCGAACGCGACTACTCGTACGTGGCGTCGTTCTTCGCCTTCAGCCTCTGGTGCGGCATCGGTGCGACAGGGCTGATCGAACTCGCACTCGGTCGCCACGGCACCGCGCACAGTGACGAAGAGGCGCCGGATCAAGACGGCGCCCCCACGACAGACAGCAGCCGCCTGCGCATCGCGGGCCTCGTGGCCGGGCTGCTCTTCCTCGCCGTGCCTGCCTTCATGATCGCGGTCAACTACGACGACCACGACCGCTCCGGCCGCTACATCGCGCCGGAGTTCGCGACCAACATGCTCAACAGCACCGCGCCGAACGCGCTCATCTTCACCAACGGCGACAACGACACCTTCCCGCTGTGGTACGCCCAAGAAGTCGAGGGCATCCGCAAGGACGTACGCGTGGTCAACCTGTCGCTGTTGAACACGCCGTGGTACATCAAGCAGCTCCGCGACCAGTGGAGCCACACCTCAGCTCCGCTCCCGATCACGCTCACCGACCGCGAAGTCGACGGGCTCGGCTACCAGGAGATTCCGAAGGGCATCGCGATGACGCTGCCCGTGGATGATCAGCGGCTCTCGTCCGAGATGCTCGACGGGGCAGGACTCGCCGGTGACTCGCTCGGGCCGGTGTCGTGGGTGGTCGAGGGTCGCCCGCACCCGTTCACTAACGAGGCCGAACTGCTTCAGGTGTCGGACCGCATGACGCTCCACATCATCCAGGAGAACGCGCGCAACGGCTGGGAGCGCCCGATCTACTTCGCCTCGACCATCGCGCGCGCGTCGGAGTTAGGCCTGCAGCCCTACTTCCAGAACGAGGGCCTCGCCCGCCGCCTCGTGCCCATCGCCAGCGAAACGCCAGGCGGGCGCGTCGTGCCGGAGGTGGCGATGGAGCGGCTCGGCAACTTCCAGTTCACCAACCTCGACGACCCGAGCGTCTACTACGACGAGAACATTCGCCAGATGGCCGACAACTACCGCGCGGTGTTTGCCACGGTCGCGGAAGCCCTCGCCAACCAGGGCCGCGCCGACGACGCTCGGACGCTGCTCAACCGGGTCGAGACCGAGGTCGCCGCCGAGGTGATCCCGCCGGACTTCTATTCGCTCTACACGATGGCAACCGCCTACGAGGCGCTCGGTGACCGCGACCGCGTCGTCGCGATCATGCAGCAGGGCGAAGACCTCGCGCTCTACTTCCTGAGGAGCGTGACGAACTCGGAAATGCAGACCGGCCTGCAGTACGCGCAATTCATCCAACAGACCTACCTCGCCAACGAGGCCTTCGACGAGGTGGCCTCGTTCTCCGACAAGATCGCGGACACCGTCGGCGACGAAAGCTTCCGCCTCAACGCCGATACGCTGCGCCGCGCCTTCGAGCAAGACCGAGCCCCCGCGGCCTCCGATGCTGCGCCGACGTCTGGGGAGGCCGCGGCTGCGCTCCCTTCTGAGGCAGGGTAG
- the ispE gene encoding 4-(cytidine 5'-diphospho)-2-C-methyl-D-erythritol kinase codes for MLSCHPPAKLNLGLHVLRRRADGYHDIETVLLPIGWRDTLTAEHADGGTVVLTCSEPALPTDGRNLVVRAAHALQAWAAEHAFDPWTLGACLHLTKAIPFGAGLGGGSSDAAHALRLLNTLWDLGATTVDLHPIAAKLGADVPFFLYDAPMHATGTGTTLAPLTDDAGAPCAFPFPLVVVMPDAEIGTAHAYSLVTPNDVSRPDLAGIVRSNDLVQWRQRLTNDFEAPVLAQSPAIASAKQALLNAGAGYAAMTGSGAAVFGVFEDEAAARSAADVLRAAGTRVWCSVAP; via the coding sequence GTGCTCTCCTGCCACCCTCCTGCCAAGCTCAACCTCGGGCTGCACGTCCTGCGCCGCCGCGCCGACGGCTACCACGACATCGAGACAGTGCTGCTACCGATTGGCTGGCGCGACACGCTTACAGCTGAGCACGCCGACGGTGGCACGGTCGTGCTGACGTGCTCGGAACCCGCGCTACCGACCGACGGACGCAACCTCGTCGTTCGCGCGGCACACGCGTTGCAGGCATGGGCGGCGGAGCATGCCTTCGACCCATGGACGCTCGGGGCGTGCCTCCATCTCACGAAGGCGATCCCGTTCGGCGCAGGCCTCGGCGGGGGCTCGTCCGATGCGGCGCACGCGCTGCGGCTGCTCAACACGCTCTGGGACCTCGGTGCCACCACGGTCGACCTCCACCCTATCGCGGCGAAGCTGGGCGCAGACGTGCCGTTCTTCCTCTACGACGCGCCGATGCACGCCACCGGAACGGGCACCACGCTCGCCCCGCTCACTGATGATGCAGGCGCGCCCTGCGCCTTTCCCTTCCCGCTCGTCGTCGTGATGCCCGACGCGGAGATAGGTACTGCGCATGCCTACAGCCTCGTCACGCCTAACGATGTGAGCCGCCCGGACCTCGCCGGCATCGTGCGGTCGAACGACCTCGTCCAGTGGCGACAGCGCCTCACCAACGACTTCGAGGCCCCGGTCCTCGCTCAGTCGCCCGCCATCGCCTCAGCCAAGCAGGCCTTGCTCAATGCGGGGGCGGGCTACGCCGCGATGACCGGCTCTGGCGCGGCCGTCTTCGGTGTGTTCGAGGACGAGGCCGCAGCCCGTTCCGCAGCCGACGTGCTCCGAGCGGCAGGCACCCGTGTGTGGTGCTCGGTCGCCCCGTGA
- the glf gene encoding UDP-galactopyranose mutase — MRRYDYLIVGAGLTGSVLAERLASQLGKRVLVIDRRAHLGGNVYDEDDEHGVRVHRYGPHLFHTNSEAVVRYLSQFTAWHPYEHRVLGRIADHDGVERLVPVPFNLTSLHALYPERQAQRLEARLLSTYGEGANVPILKLRETADPDLHALAEFVYERVFYGYTLKHWGCPPDALGPHVTARVPVRVSRDDRYFQDGFQALPRDGYTAMVERILDHPGIDLETGVAFEDARDTVQFDRLIYTGPIDAFFDEAYGPLPYRSLRFRFEHTAAADLDGDLGARGFAQPVAQVNHPALDVPFTRVTEFKHATGQRAAGTTVAREFPEAYAPGTNEPYYPVPAAANRAQYARYAAEAASLESVTFAGRLADYKYYNMDQAVARALVVFQQLAAVS; from the coding sequence GTGCGTCGCTACGACTACCTGATCGTCGGAGCCGGGCTGACCGGCAGCGTGCTCGCCGAGCGGCTGGCGTCGCAGCTCGGCAAGCGCGTGCTCGTCATCGACCGGCGCGCGCACCTCGGGGGCAACGTCTACGACGAGGACGACGAGCACGGCGTGCGCGTCCACCGCTACGGCCCGCACCTCTTTCATACCAACAGCGAGGCCGTCGTCCGCTACCTCTCGCAGTTCACCGCGTGGCACCCCTACGAGCACCGCGTCCTCGGGCGCATCGCCGACCACGACGGGGTCGAGCGGCTCGTGCCGGTGCCGTTCAACCTGACGTCGCTACACGCGCTTTACCCTGAGCGCCAGGCACAGCGTCTCGAAGCACGTCTCTTGTCGACCTATGGCGAGGGCGCCAACGTGCCGATCCTGAAGCTGCGCGAGACTGCCGACCCCGACCTCCATGCACTCGCGGAGTTTGTCTACGAGCGCGTGTTCTACGGCTACACGCTCAAGCACTGGGGCTGCCCACCCGACGCACTCGGACCGCACGTGACGGCGCGCGTCCCTGTCCGCGTCAGCCGCGACGACCGCTATTTCCAAGACGGCTTCCAGGCGCTACCGCGCGACGGGTACACCGCGATGGTCGAACGCATCCTCGACCACCCCGGCATCGATCTGGAAACCGGCGTCGCCTTCGAAGACGCCCGCGACACGGTGCAATTCGATCGCCTGATCTACACCGGCCCTATCGATGCGTTCTTCGACGAGGCGTACGGGCCGCTACCCTACCGCAGCCTCCGCTTCCGCTTCGAGCACACGGCCGCAGCCGACCTCGACGGCGATCTCGGGGCACGCGGATTTGCCCAGCCTGTGGCCCAGGTCAACCATCCGGCGCTCGATGTGCCGTTCACGCGCGTGACGGAGTTCAAGCACGCCACGGGTCAGCGCGCCGCGGGGACGACCGTCGCCCGCGAGTTTCCCGAAGCCTACGCGCCGGGCACGAACGAGCCCTATTACCCCGTTCCCGCTGCTGCAAACCGCGCGCAGTACGCGCGCTACGCCGCCGAGGCCGCCAGCCTCGAATCCGTCACCTTCGCGGGCCGCCTGGCCGACTACAAGTACTACAACATGGACCAAGCCGTCGCGCGAGCCCTCGTCGTGTTCCAGCAGCTAGCGGCGGTGTCCTGA
- a CDS encoding SLBB domain-containing protein: MPGLGQAQGLESSLRDQVAQQVAARGGGSGAPIALEGALDPAAYIVGPGDVFTVTAGGGVPVVQSATVSADGLLVFPSLGAFEVDGETLQTVQGEVRAALRQAYRNVPTNVTLSSPRQFFVHVSGAVPEPGRRLVGPIARVEDALAAALGGLTPLALRNQGGLRQGETLIRVPANMTAEVLTAPIEDERRGSSLLEAPEESLPALRNVLVVHRDGSRTRVDLMRYYATGDTQYNPYLRDGDAVHLALFAPDVSGVHIDGDLIESQVHDYREGDTVFDLAEVALGPGALDQVQAVRLTQLAENGRPETLTLDAAALRAGTVPSVQPRAQIYLVTQDVTAGTADAVGALLYPGTYPIRIGETSVQDLLAMAGGLRPEALPRVAVLERRLETDPALFYPVNETGRLGNLEFLSRDFLARDLLQFQRIPLDSNVLAVSAPPLLLQDGDRLLMPSGEEAIQVLGAVRRPGFIPFVEGAAVSYYIEQAGGVAAEAREIFVLNASTGEMMLASNATVQPGDRVFADREPRPETEQQQQLAIQLEQLERQESRDRRGFALQVIQTTLAAISTAVTLVLLLNDSGN, translated from the coding sequence TTGCCGGGCCTCGGACAAGCGCAAGGGCTCGAAAGCAGCCTGCGCGACCAGGTTGCGCAGCAGGTGGCAGCCCGCGGAGGTGGCTCTGGTGCCCCCATTGCTCTCGAAGGAGCACTCGATCCGGCGGCCTACATCGTGGGCCCGGGCGACGTGTTCACCGTGACGGCAGGCGGCGGAGTCCCAGTCGTGCAGAGTGCCACGGTCTCCGCCGATGGCCTGCTCGTATTTCCGAGCCTCGGGGCGTTTGAGGTCGATGGTGAGACCCTGCAGACGGTGCAGGGCGAGGTGCGCGCAGCGCTGCGGCAGGCCTACCGCAACGTTCCCACGAACGTGACGCTGAGCTCGCCACGCCAGTTTTTTGTGCATGTCTCTGGCGCGGTTCCCGAGCCAGGACGACGCTTGGTTGGCCCCATCGCTCGCGTTGAAGACGCCCTGGCTGCGGCGCTCGGTGGCCTGACTCCGTTGGCGTTGCGCAACCAGGGCGGACTGCGTCAGGGCGAGACCCTCATCCGTGTTCCTGCCAACATGACTGCCGAAGTGCTAACGGCCCCCATCGAGGACGAGAGGCGGGGCAGCTCCTTGCTTGAGGCTCCGGAGGAGTCGCTACCGGCGCTGAGAAACGTGCTGGTGGTGCACCGCGATGGGTCCCGCACTCGCGTGGATCTGATGCGCTACTACGCTACAGGCGACACGCAGTACAACCCGTATCTCCGGGACGGCGACGCCGTGCACCTTGCGCTGTTCGCGCCAGATGTGTCGGGGGTACACATCGACGGAGATCTGATCGAGAGCCAAGTGCATGACTACCGCGAGGGAGATACGGTTTTCGATCTCGCCGAAGTCGCCCTCGGCCCCGGAGCGCTTGACCAGGTGCAGGCGGTTCGGCTGACACAACTTGCGGAGAACGGTCGTCCAGAGACCCTCACGCTTGATGCAGCAGCACTGCGTGCGGGGACGGTCCCCTCGGTGCAGCCACGTGCGCAGATCTACCTCGTCACGCAGGACGTCACGGCCGGGACGGCTGACGCGGTGGGGGCTTTGCTCTACCCCGGCACCTATCCGATTCGCATCGGCGAGACGAGTGTGCAGGACCTACTTGCCATGGCTGGCGGACTACGCCCTGAGGCCCTACCCCGCGTAGCCGTGCTCGAACGACGCTTGGAGACGGACCCTGCGCTATTCTATCCCGTCAACGAGACGGGCCGCCTCGGCAACTTGGAGTTTCTGAGCCGCGACTTCCTGGCGCGCGACTTGCTCCAGTTCCAGCGGATCCCGCTAGACTCTAATGTGCTCGCCGTGAGTGCGCCGCCGCTCTTGCTCCAAGATGGAGATCGGCTGCTCATGCCCTCTGGTGAGGAGGCGATCCAGGTGCTAGGTGCAGTACGCCGACCTGGCTTCATCCCATTTGTAGAGGGTGCTGCAGTCTCCTACTACATTGAGCAGGCCGGCGGAGTCGCCGCCGAAGCGCGGGAGATCTTCGTGCTCAACGCCTCGACGGGCGAGATGATGTTGGCGTCTAACGCTACAGTGCAGCCGGGCGACCGGGTGTTCGCGGACCGCGAGCCACGCCCTGAGACTGAGCAGCAGCAGCAACTCGCGATCCAACTGGAGCAACTAGAACGCCAGGAGTCCCGAGACCGCCGCGGCTTTGCATTGCAAGTCATCCAGACGACTCTAGCCGCCATCTCGACGGCTGTAACCCTCGTGCTCCTTCTAAACGATAGTGGCAACTAG